From the genome of Caretta caretta isolate rCarCar2 chromosome 27, rCarCar1.hap1, whole genome shotgun sequence, one region includes:
- the LOC125626781 gene encoding retinol dehydrogenase 8-like has product MAPKTVLITGCSSGIGLALAVKMAQDKQKRFKVIATMRNLGKSGCLEAAAGVTLNKTLEIKQLDVCDEQSIVSCINSIPNRHIDILINNAGVGMIGPIECQTIEEMKGVMETNFFGVVRMIKEVLPDMKRRRSGHIVVISSVMGLQGIMFNDIYTASKFAVEGFCESLVIQALKFNIFVSLIEPGPVVTEFETKVYEDAENADYSTTDPETADMFTNLYLKNSKAIFSSLGQTPSDIAEHTLRVISAAKPPFRHQTNAFYTPMTALKHADPTGALMADTFYKMVFKYDMLLHISLKAIKVIRWQAQKMRQGVKMLSFR; this is encoded by the exons ATGGCTCCCAAGACGGTGCTGATAACGGGCTGCTCCTCCGGCATCGGCTTGGCCTTGGCTGTGAAAATGGCCCAGGACAAACAGAAGCGGTTCAAAG TCATTGCCACCATGAGGAACCTGGGCAAGAGCGGGTGCCTGGAAGCGGCCGCCGGAGTCACCCTCAACAAGACCCTGGAGATCAAGCAGTTGGACGTGTGCGATGAGCAATCCATCGTCAGCTGCATCAACAGCATCCCCAACCGGCACATCGACATACTGA TTAACAACGCCGGGGTGGGGATGATTGGCCCCATCGAATGCCAGACCATCGAGGAGATGAAGGGTGTGATGGAGACCAACTTCTTCGGTGTGGTGAGGATGATCAAAGAGGTGCTGCCCGATATGAAGAGGAGGCGGAGTGGGCATATTGTGGTGATCAGCAGTGTCATGGGCCTGCAAG GCATTATGTTCAATGACATCTACACAGCCTCCAAGTTCGCCGTGGAAGGATTCTGCGAAAGCCTCGTCATACAGGCGCTGAAGTTCAACATCTT CGTCAGCCTGATAGAGCCTGGCCCCGTGGTGACAGAGTTTGAGACAAAGGTCTATGAAGATGCAGAGAATGCAGATTACTCCACGACAGACCCTGAGACGGCAGACATGTTCACTAACCTCTACCTGAAGAACTCCAAGGCGATTttctccagcctggggcagaCTCCCAGTGACATAGCAGAG CACACGCTGCGGGTGATCAGTGCCGCCAAGCCACCCTTCCGCCACCAGACCAACGCCTTCTACACGCCCATGACGGCCCTGAAACACGCCGACCCCACTGGAGCCCTGATGGCCGACACCTTCTACAAGATGGTCTTCAAGTACGACATGCTCTTGCACATCAGCCTGAAGGCCATCAAGGTGATCCGATGGCAGGCCCAGAAGATGAGGCAGGGGGTGAAGATGCTCAGCTTCAGATAG